In one window of Plasmodium berghei ANKA genome assembly, chromosome: 14 DNA:
- a CDS encoding mitochondrial ribosomal protein S5 precursor, putative — translation MLRNIFGNRKYCNKIRILNSRYIHNSHLNKTLKNRYNEKVRDKYLDNIYNNEIDINTINRNVKNKKIDYLRQLIYDEIDEDEYLLNENIIQEIKKKKNNNRGSINNNEGSENSGHQCKNKQSKEGNAEMGESQYKQAIRIYNLLKLNDTTNIFDEDVFMNIDSKINHDIYEFAKNNIINDNYNGVENKKNLKEKTIDVKAVKVNSITDKSNSSEHKKDGTNDSFDSNIINNGSILNDNISNDQTFDESNFMNITKMNLPVFNPASFCLAIESLTNHICDDLIFLFGDLSDKIKIPDNNEGDRLYKYVQSLCNFFCLEKNEHDVDRWIEDVYKDVKYKLPSNIRNIKDNYIKNWLKGHINRVLINEKKKNEFLYKEKYYNLGNDFLYDNLSIDNDTVVDTKKHFSTSKLTHYFKTIIEFLLEKKINSDLEEQINMMFLNLKKIGLDNWLKMDVRDFEKYLLRNNNSNFLEIVENDKHTSYLMLKCASRNITDFTFYEEFSPFYLFHEKPKNSIEERINNIQENKHISDQELKKMIYSNQSSLTIIKTDDKSDGSYNEMDIDLFIEKEKKYNMNRSLITYSFDQNTDTYNYKYKQIPNTIYDHNTNKYIREKDTIDPMLKLNEMRSSILEVKRMMSMTKDGRVYYIRIIIIIGNGKGVYGYGVGFGKNLKEARNSALLNSINNLDFIDYNYKNCILNFPVSGQEYSSHVKIIPRPLGKGLKINRKYLPLGYILGLDNVKISFSGSNKWMSRIKALKRCLDKIVSIKTLCKMTGKKYVCHFAPHYCTSHWPDYWFKNILKEYKYKIQRIQKKRSAVCRKNFRSNISKIPEEVYPDFTPYTWKTPIQKHIESQKFKKYIDNNIYHTNVF, via the exons ATGCTAAGGAATATATTTggaaatagaaaatattgtaATAAAATTCGAATATTGAATTCGCGATATATTCACAATAGTCATTTAAATAAGACCCTTAAAAATcgatataatgaaaaagtaagagataaatatttggataatatatacaacaaTGAAATCGATATTAATACTATAAATAGAAatgtgaaaaataaaaaaattgattaCCTTAGACAATTAATATACGATGAAATTGATGAGGATGagtatttattaaatgaaaatattattcaagaaatcaaaaaaaaaaaaaataataatagaggcagtattaataataatgaggGTTCGGAAAATTCGGGGCAtcaatgtaaaaataaacaaagtAAGGAAGGAAATGCAGAAATGGGCGAATCCCAATATAAGCAGGCTATCcgaatatataatttattgaaGTTAAATGATacaacaaatatttttgatgaAGATGTTTTCATGAACATAGatagtaaaataaatcatgacatatatgaatttgccaaaaacaatattataaatgaCAACTATAATGGTgtagaaaacaaaaaaaatcttAAAGAAAAAACTATAGATGTAAAAGCAGTTAAAGTAAATTCAATTACTGATAAATCCAACAGTTCGGAGCATAAAAAAGATGGTACTAACGATTCTTTTGATAGtaacataataaataacggctcaattttaaatgataatatatcaaatgaCCAAACATTTGATGAAAGTAACTTTATGAACATAACCAAAATGAATTTGCCTGTATTTAATCCAGCTAGCTTTTGCTTAGCTATTGAATCATTGACTAACCATATATGTGAcgatttaatttttttatttggaGATTTATcagataaaataaaaatccCAGATAATAATGAAGGCGAtagattatataaatatgtgcaATCTTtgtgtaattttttttgtttagaaaaaaatgaacatgATGTAGACAGATGGATAGAAGATGTTTATAAAgatgtaaaatataaattaccATCAAATATTCGGAATATTAAAgacaattatataaagaacTGGTTAAAAGGGCATATAAATAGAGTTTTAataaacgaaaaaaaaaaaaatgaatttttatataaagaaaaatattataacttaggaaatgattttttatatgataatttatCAATAGATAATGATACTGTTGTAGATACAAAAAAACACTTTTCTACATCTAAGTTAAcacattattttaaaacaattattgaatttttattagaaaaaaaaataaatagtgATTTAGaagaacaaataaatatgatgtttttaaatttaaaaaaaatcggTTTAGATAATTGGTTAAAAATGGATGTAAGggattttgaaaaatatcttttacgaaataataattcaaattttCTCGAAATTGTTGAAAATGATAAGCATACATCTTATTTAATGCTAAAGTGTGCTAGCAGAAATATTACGGATTTTACCTTTTATGAGGAATTTTCTCCATTCTATCTTTTTCATGAAAAGCCCAAAAACTCGATAGAGGAAAggataaataatatacaagagaataaacatatatctgatcaagaattaaaaaagatgATATATTCAAATCAATCGTCTTTAACTATTATTAAAACTGATGATAAAAGTGATGGATCTTACAATGAAATGGATATTGACCTGtttatagaaaaagaaaaaaaatacaacaTGAACAGATCTCTGATTACTTATTCATTTGATCAAAATACAGATACTTATAACTACAAATATAAGCAAATACCTAATACTATTTATGATCACAATACAAACAAATACATAAGAGAAAAAGATACGATTGATCCCatgttaaaattaaatgaaatgaGATCATCAATATTGGAAGTCAAACGAATGATGAGCATGACTAAAG atgGAAGAGTTTATTACATaagaataattataatcatAGGAAACGGAAAGGGAGTGTATGGTTATGGAGTAGGATTTGGAAAAAATCTTAAGGAAGCACGAAATAGCGCTTTACTAAAttcaattaataatttagatTTTATagattataattataaaaattgcaTTTTGAATTTTCCAGTGAGTGGGCAAGAATATTCATCacatgtaaaaataatacctAGGCCACTAGGAAAAGGGTTGAAAATAAACAGAAAATATTTACCATTAGGATATATATTAGGATTAgataatgtaaaaatatctTTTAGTGGTAGTAATAAATGGATGAGTAGAATAAAAGCATTAAAAAGATGCTTAGACAAAATTGTATCTATTAAAACATTATGTAAAATGACggggaaaaaatatgtctGTCATTTTGCACCACATTATTGCACTAGTCATTGGCCAGATTACTggtttaaaaatatattaaaagagtataaatataaaattcaaagaattcaaaaaaaaagaagcgCAGTATGCAGAAAAAATTTCAGATcgaatatttcaaaaatcCCTGAAGAGGTATACCCGGATTTTACTCCATATACTTGGAAAACTCCAATTCAAAAACATATTGAATCgcaaaaatttaaaaaatatattgataataatatttaccACACCAATGTATTCTaa